In Thalassophryne amazonica unplaced genomic scaffold, fThaAma1.1, whole genome shotgun sequence, the following proteins share a genomic window:
- the LOC117505874 gene encoding uncharacterized protein LOC117505874, giving the protein MTRHVSAGGATSPGVVQIFIGVLCVLISFTTILSPVLLIHAPLCIGVLFVVSGSLAVVSKRRTSFKLVLVTLVSSLCSVVLSLVGVVYVCWLLADWRPSDQLCGVFLLSNGSRPQDMSTQCHRHLWKLDMLGFGLRGVLLVLLSLQLCVSLTLCVFCGKAISLRHRDDAIKAMGKTDNILSSAMSEHDSSAALLDSADEET; this is encoded by the exons ATGACCCGCCATGTTTCTGCGGGCGGAGCCACAAGCCCTGGG GTGGTGCAGATCTTCATCGGCGTGCTGTGTGTTCTCATCAGCTTCACCACCATCCTCTCCCCAGTTCTTCTCATCCACGCGCCACTGTGCATCGGTGTCTTG TTTGTGGTTTCGGGGTCGCTGGCTGTGGTATCGAAGAGAAGAACCTCATTCAAActg GTCCTGGTGACTTTGGTGTCCAGCCTGTGCAGCGTTGTCCTCAGCCTGGTGGGTGTGGTCTACGTGTGTTGGCTATTGGCTGATTGGCGTCCGTCTGACCAGCTGTGTGGTGTGTTTCTACTGTCCAACGGATCGAGACCACAAGACATGTCGACACAATGTCACCGTCACCTTTGGAAGCTGGAT ATGCTCGGGTTTGGGCTTCGTGGAGTCCTCTTGGTCCTGCTCAGCCTCCAGCTTTGTGTCTCTCTGACGCTCTGTGTTTTCTGTGGGAAAGCCATCAGCCTCCGCCACCGTGACGACGCCATCAAG GCGATGGGGAAAACTGACAACATTCTGTCCAGTGCCATGTCTGAGCACGACAGCAGCGCCGCCCTGCTGGACAGTGCTGATGAAGAAACCTAA